The DNA sequence GCGCCGGCCCCGGCGGCAAGGCCGCGCTGCTCGCCGCGCTCGCCGCGGAGCGCGGCGCCTTCCTGCTGGCCGCCGAGAAGCAGCCGCACCGGGCCCGGCTGGTGGCCAGGGCCCTGGCGGGCAACCCCGGCCCGTACCAGGTGATCGCCGCGGACGGCACCCGGCCGCCGTGGCGGCCCGGCGGTTTCGACCGGGTGCTGGTGGACGTGCCGTGCACCGGGCTCGGTGCGCTCCGCCGCCGCCCCGAGGCCCGCTGGCGGCGCCGCCCCGAGGACCTCGACGGCTTCGCCCCGTTGCAGCGCGGGCTGCTGCGGGAGGCCCTGGCCGCGGTGCGGATCGGCGGGGTGGTCGGCTACGCGACCTGTTCCCCGCATCCGGCCGAGACCAGGGCCGTGGTCGAGGACGTCCTCAAGGGGCGTGGCGGCCCGCCCGCCACCGCGGAGTGGATCGACGCCCGCCCGCTGCTGCCCGGGGTGCCCGAGCTGGGCGACGGCCCCGACGTCCAGCTGTGGCCGCACCGGCACGGTACGGACGCGATGTATCTGGCCCTGCTGCGCCGCACCGGCTGACCGCACCCGGCCCGGTCCCGGGGCGCGGCTATTCCTCCGGGACCGCCGGCAGGGCCTCCCGGGGCCGGTCGGTCGGGGCGTAGCGGGTATCGGCGCGGGCGGTCGGGCTGAGGTCCTCGTGCACCGCGCGGGCCACCGCCTCGATGGTGGCCACGCCCGCCTCCATGGTGTGGTTGTCCTGGGTGAGCACGGTAAGCGTGTAGTCGTGGCCGCCGCCGGTGAAGGCGCCGATGCTGTGCACCCGCCAGCCGTGCGTGGACCGCTCCAGCCAGCCGTTCTTCACATGGATCCGGGTGCCGCCCGGGGCACCGGCCGGGGTGCCCCAGCGCTGGGCGTGGACGACCTTGCCCATCAGGGTGAGGAGGTACCGGCGGGAGGCGTCGCTGAGCACCGTGTTCGGGTGGGTGATCAGGCCCAGGAGCCGTTCCTGGTCGTTCGCGGTGATCCGGGTGAGGCCCCAGTAGCCGTCCTTACCGGGCACGGTGTCGGTCATTCCGGCCGTCCGCAGGAACGCCGTGACCCGGGCGGGTGTGAGCTGCTTCCACAGCTTGCTGGTCGACCCGTTGTCCGACTTGGTGATCATGGCGGTGGCCAGGGTCTTCTCGCGCTTGGTCAGGGCCCGGCGGTGATGTTGCGCGTCCCACAGCAGCGTCGCCAGGACCGTCACCTTCACCACGCTCGCGGAATCGAACCGCTGGTTCGCGCGCAGGGTGCAGGAGGTGTGCGTGGTGTGATCGCGGAGGCTGATCGCGGTGGTGGCGGACCGGCCGCGCAGCGCGGCCGCGATGTCCTTGGACAGCTTGCCGGCCAGCCCGGACCGGTGCGAGACGCAGACCGGGCGCGTTGCGGTGGCCGCGGTGGTGGCGGTGGCCGCGGTGGTGGCGGCAGAGGTGGCGGAGGCGGCCGGGGCGGTGGCGGAGGCGGCCGAGGCGGCCGAGGCGGGCCCCGCCCCGGCGACCGGCGCCATGACGACGGCCGCCGCCAGCGCCGCGCACACCACGGCGCGGGGGTGTCGGGGTAGTCGGTGTCTCGTCACCCGGATCGCCTGTTTCCCTCGTCCCCATGATCCCGTCTCCGACGCCGTCCGTCGATCCGGGCGGGACCCAAGTGATCACGGCGGTGGGCGCCTTCGCGCTGATCCCGGCTCCATGGACCGGCGCCGGTCGTGGGAGGCTTGGTGCCATGGCCCTCCAGATCAGTCCCAGCATCCTGTCCGCAGACTTCTCCCGCCTGGCGGACGAGGCCAAGGCGGTGGAAGGCGCCGACTGGCTCCACGTCGACGTCATGGACAACCACTTCGTCCCCAACCTCACCCTCGGTGTCCCTGTGGTCGAAGCGCTGGGCAAGGCCACGGACACACCGATGGACTGCCATCTCATGATCGAGGACCCGGACCGCTGGGCGCCGCAGTACGTCGAGGCGGGGGCCGGTTCGGTCACCTTCCACGTGGAGGCCGCGGCCGCGCCGGTCCGGCTGGCGCGCGAGATCCGGGCCAAGGGCGCGCGGGCCTCGATGGCGCTCAAGCCGGCCACGCCCATCGAGCCGTACGAGGACCTGCTGCCCGAACTGGACATGCTGCTGGTGATGACCGTGGAACCCGGCTTCGGCGGCCAGGCGTTCCTGGACATCATGCTGCCGAAGATCCGCCGCACCCGGCAGCTCATCGACAAGCACGGACTGGAGCTGTGGCTCCAGGTGGACGGCGGGGTCTCGGCCGCCACCATCGAGCGGTGTGCCGAGGCGGGCGCCGATGTGTTCGTGGCGGGCTCGGCGGTCTACGGTGCCCAGGACCCGGCCAAGGCCGTCAGCGAACTGCGCGGGCTCGCCGAGAAGGCGACCGGCGCCCCCGGAACACCCGGCCACGCGGCTACCGGTCGGTGAACTCACGGGCAATGGGCAAACCAACTCCGCCGTTTCTGACAGGATGAACGGTGAGTCCGGACAGTGAATAGTGAGGAGACCGCGGTGTCGACGGGCCGTTCAGCCACGCGGATGGGACCCGCCGAACTGGTGCAGGCGGCGGCCATGGCGCGCCGCTTCTACCTCGAGGGCAAGTCCAAGATCCAGATTGCCGAGGAGTTCGGCGTCAGCCGCTTCAAGGTCGCGCGTGTGCTGGAGACGGCGCTCGAGCGCGATCTGGTGCGCATCGAGATCCGAGTTCCCGCCGAACTCGACGCCGAGCGCTCCGACGCGCTGCGCGCCCGCTACGGGCTGCGCCACGCGGTCGTCGTGGAGTCCCCGGCCGACGCCGAGGCCGACACCCCGGACCCGGAGAACCTGGGCGAGGTGGCCGCGGACCTGCTGGGCGAGCTGGTGACCGAGGGGGACGTGCTGGGGCTGGCCTGGGGACGTTCCACGATCCACATGGCGGCCGCGCTGCACCGGCTGCCCCCGTGCACCGTGGTCCAGCTCACCGGCGTGTACGACGCGGGTACGGCGGAGCGCGGTTCGGTGGAGGCGGTGCGCCGCGCCGCCGCCGTCTCCGGCGGGGAGGCGCACCCCATCTACGCGCCGATGCTGCTGCCGGACACGGCCACCGCGGACGCCCTGCGCGGCCAGACCGGGATCGCCCGCGCCTTCGAGTACTTCGACAAGGTCACCGTGGCCTGCGTCTCCATCGGCTCCTGGGAGGCCGGGATCTCCACGGTCTACGACATGCTGTCGGAGGAGGAGCGGGCCCACTACGAGAGCCTGGGCGCCGCCGCCGAGATGTCGGCCCACCTCTTCGACGCCGAGGGCCGCCGCATCGGCCGTGACCTGGGCGAGCGCTGCATCACCGTGGAGGCCGACCGGCTGCGCCGGATCCCCGAGGTGGTGGCCATCGCGGGCGGCCGCCGCAAGGCCGAGGCGATCGGGGCGGTGCTGAGGTCCGGCCTGGTCACCAGCCTGGTGACGGACACCGCCGCGGCGGACCACCTGCTCGCCGAGATCACCCCCGGCGCCCGCCCCGCCCTGGACCGCGCGGACCCGGACGGCGCATAGCCGGCCGCCTACGCCCTGACGGGCGGAGCGTCCCGGCCCCGCGACGCCCGGCACGGTGCCCCAGCCACGGCCGGGGGACGCCGGCCCGCGACGCCGGCGCGGCGCCTCCGGCCACCGCCGGGATGCGTGGCGTCTCCGGTACGGCTGGGAGATGTCGGCTTGTGACGCTCGGCGCGGCGTCTCCGGCCACGGCTGGGAGGCGTCGGCTTGCGACGCCCGGCATGGCGCCCCGGCACGGTCGGGGGACGTGGCGCCTCCGGCCATGCGCCCGGTGATCCGGGCCAGCCCGGCGAGGCCGTGACACAGTCCGGGGTCGTCGATCCCCCGCAGGCCGCCGGGGCGGGCGAAGACCGCCCGTATCGCCTCGGCCGCGGTGTGCACCCACGCGTCCTCGCCGAGCGCGACTCCGGCGAGGTGGAGCGCGCGGGCGATGCCCGGGGTGCCGTAGCACCAGCTCGCCCGCTGGGGCTCCAGGACCGGCCGGGCGGGGGCCAGTTCCTGGTCGGCGGAGACCGTACCGGGCCATCCGGGGCCGGCGTCCGGGTGCTCCTGACGCCAGCTCATCAGCCATCGGGCGATACGGCGGATGGCCGTGTCGTGGTCGGGGACGCGCAGTCCGCGCGTCCAGCACAGGGACAGCAGCGCGAGCGGTCCGGCGGCACCGTGGGCGAGGCCCAGGTCGAGCACCCACTCCCGTCGCCGCGGGTCCGCGGCGGCGGGCCACGGGGGGCTGAACCAGCCGGGCAGCGGTCCGGCCTCGGCCGTGACGGGCTCGGTTGGCACGAAAGGGCACCCAACGGCGTCTTGGAGTAGATGATCATGGACCGGCGGCGGCCGCGACGCGTCGGTCACTCGCCCTCGGGCGGACGCTCGGGTAACGTTTCGACGTAAGGCAGGTTGCCTGCCGGCACGGAGCAACCCCCGCGGCCCCTCTTCGGAGGACTATATGAGTGCGGGGGTCTTTTGTTGTGCCGCCGCGGAGCGACCTGCGTCGTTTCGCGTGAATGTGAGACTCATGCGTTTCCTCGAGCCCGGTACGGGACGCCACGTGGAATCGTCCCCGGTTCCCTACGACCTGACCTACGACGATGTGTTCATGGTGCCGAGCCGCTCCGCGGTCGGCTCCCGCCAGGGGGTGGACCTGGCCTCGCCCGACGGCACGGGCACCACCATTCCGCTCGTCGTCGCCAACATGACCGCGATCGCCGGCCGCCGCATGGCCGAGACGGTGGCCCGCCGCGGTGGCCTCGTCGTCATCCCGCAGGACATCCCGATCGACGTCGTCACCGATGTCGTCCGCTGGGTCAAGAACCGCCATCTGGTGCTGGACACCCCGATCGTCCTCGCCCCCTCGGGGACCGTCGCCGACGCGCTGTCGCTGCTGCCCAAGCGGGCGCACGGCGCGGGGGTGGTGGTCGAGGACGGGCGTCCGGTGGGGGTGGTGACCGAGTCCGACCTGACCGGCGTGGACCGCTTCACGCAGCTGTCCGAGGTGATGTCGCGGGAGCTGATGGTGCTCGACGCGGACATAGACCCCCAGGAGGCGTTCAACCGCCTCGACGCCGCCCACCGCAAGCTGGCGCCCGCGGTCGACGCGGACGGGAAGCTGGTGGGCATCCTGACCCGCAAGGGCGCGCTGCGCGCGACGCTCTACAAGCCCGCGGTGGACGCCGCGGGCCGGCTGCGGATCGCCGCCGCCATCGGGGTCAACGGCGATGTGGAGGGCCGTACGAAGGCGCTCCTGGACGCCGGGGCGGACACCCTCGTCGTGGACACCGCCCACGGCCACCAGGAGTCGATGATCAGCGCGCTCAGGGCGGTCCGGGACCTCGGCCCGCGGGTGCCGGTGGTGGCGGGCAACGTCGTGGCCGCCCAGGGGGTGCGCGATCTCATCGAGGCCGGTGCCGACATCGTCAAGGTCGGCGTCGGACCGGGGGCGATGTGCACCACCCGGATGATGACCGGCGTGGGCCGGCCGCAGTTCTCCGCGGTGCTCGAATGCGCCGCCGAGGCGCGGAAGTTCGGCAAGCACGTGTGGGCCGACGGCGGCGTACGCCACCCCCGCGACGTCGCCATGGCGCTGGCCGCCGGGGCGTCCAACGTCATGATCGGCTCCTGGTTCGCGGGGACGTACGAGTCGCCCGGCGACCTCCAGCACACCGCCGAGGGCCGGCCGTACAAGGAGAGCTTCGGCATGGCGTCGGCGCGCGCGGTGCGCAATCGCACCAGCGAGGAGTCGGCGTACGAGCGGGCCCGCAAGGGGCTGTTCGAGGAGGGCATCTCCACCTCGCGGATGTTCCTGGACCCGGCCCGGCCGGGGGTCGAGGACCTGATCGACGCGATCGTCGCGGGTGTGCGCAGCTCCTGCACCTACGCGGGCGCCGCGTCGCTGGAGGAGTTCCACGAGCGGGCCGTGGTGGGCGTGCAGAGCGCCGCCGGCTACGCGGAGGGCCAGCCGCTGCACGTCTCCTGGGATTGAGGCTCAGCGGGGGCCGGCTCCGGTCCGGCCCACACACGACCGTGGCCCCACTCGGCTCGGGTGAGTGGGGCCACGGCGATCTCTCGTGGTGTGCCTCACCTCGCCACTCCGCGCTGCTCACCCCTGGTGCGGGGGAGCGCGTGGCGCGGGGGGCTGGTGAGGGTGATCTGCCGCACCAGCTGGTGGAACGAGACCAGCGCGGCGACCGGGGGAAGACCGGCGACGGCCATGCTGGGCGCGTTCTTCGGGGCGTGGGCGACACACAGGAACACCGCGATGGTGGAGAAGAGCACCACCACGGCCCAGGAGTGGGCCGCGCCCCGGCGGTGCAGGGCGGCCCGCAGCACCGACAGCGAGGCGACCAGCCAGGGTCCGTAGACCAGCAGGGGCCACCACGCCGCCATGGACTCCGAGGTGCTCGGGGAGGCCAGATAGCGCAGCGGACGGTAGGAGATCATTCCGCCGAGCACGCTCAGCATGGCGACGATGACCGTGGTGACGGCCGCGAAGAGCAGGCTGATCACGTGCAGCCACGGCATCGTCGGCAGCCGGAACCGGACCCGGCGGCGCTTGCCGCGCCCGCGCACATGCGCGGGGGAGGGGGAGGGCG is a window from the Streptomyces luomodiensis genome containing:
- a CDS encoding serine hydrolase, which gives rise to MTRHRLPRHPRAVVCAALAAAVVMAPVAGAGPASAASAASATAPAASATSAATTAATATTAATATRPVCVSHRSGLAGKLSKDIAAALRGRSATTAISLRDHTTHTSCTLRANQRFDSASVVKVTVLATLLWDAQHHRRALTKREKTLATAMITKSDNGSTSKLWKQLTPARVTAFLRTAGMTDTVPGKDGYWGLTRITANDQERLLGLITHPNTVLSDASRRYLLTLMGKVVHAQRWGTPAGAPGGTRIHVKNGWLERSTHGWRVHSIGAFTGGGHDYTLTVLTQDNHTMEAGVATIEAVARAVHEDLSPTARADTRYAPTDRPREALPAVPEE
- the rpe gene encoding ribulose-phosphate 3-epimerase; amino-acid sequence: MALQISPSILSADFSRLADEAKAVEGADWLHVDVMDNHFVPNLTLGVPVVEALGKATDTPMDCHLMIEDPDRWAPQYVEAGAGSVTFHVEAAAAPVRLAREIRAKGARASMALKPATPIEPYEDLLPELDMLLVMTVEPGFGGQAFLDIMLPKIRRTRQLIDKHGLELWLQVDGGVSAATIERCAEAGADVFVAGSAVYGAQDPAKAVSELRGLAEKATGAPGTPGHAATGR
- a CDS encoding sugar-binding transcriptional regulator, translating into MGPAELVQAAAMARRFYLEGKSKIQIAEEFGVSRFKVARVLETALERDLVRIEIRVPAELDAERSDALRARYGLRHAVVVESPADAEADTPDPENLGEVAADLLGELVTEGDVLGLAWGRSTIHMAAALHRLPPCTVVQLTGVYDAGTAERGSVEAVRRAAAVSGGEAHPIYAPMLLPDTATADALRGQTGIARAFEYFDKVTVACVSIGSWEAGISTVYDMLSEEERAHYESLGAAAEMSAHLFDAEGRRIGRDLGERCITVEADRLRRIPEVVAIAGGRRKAEAIGAVLRSGLVTSLVTDTAAADHLLAEITPGARPALDRADPDGA
- a CDS encoding GuaB1 family IMP dehydrogenase-related protein, with the protein product MRFLEPGTGRHVESSPVPYDLTYDDVFMVPSRSAVGSRQGVDLASPDGTGTTIPLVVANMTAIAGRRMAETVARRGGLVVIPQDIPIDVVTDVVRWVKNRHLVLDTPIVLAPSGTVADALSLLPKRAHGAGVVVEDGRPVGVVTESDLTGVDRFTQLSEVMSRELMVLDADIDPQEAFNRLDAAHRKLAPAVDADGKLVGILTRKGALRATLYKPAVDAAGRLRIAAAIGVNGDVEGRTKALLDAGADTLVVDTAHGHQESMISALRAVRDLGPRVPVVAGNVVAAQGVRDLIEAGADIVKVGVGPGAMCTTRMMTGVGRPQFSAVLECAAEARKFGKHVWADGGVRHPRDVAMALAAGASNVMIGSWFAGTYESPGDLQHTAEGRPYKESFGMASARAVRNRTSEESAYERARKGLFEEGISTSRMFLDPARPGVEDLIDAIVAGVRSSCTYAGAASLEEFHERAVVGVQSAAGYAEGQPLHVSWD
- a CDS encoding DUF2637 domain-containing protein; its protein translation is MTYTEPRPGGYGPSPTGHRPAPAPPPGERFEAAVDHEMNPFPLPDFSLPDPETIESRWDLEGDLARLLQTTSAEEPVHTTGPIGPAGPLRAPSPSPSPAHVRGRGKRRRVRFRLPTMPWLHVISLLFAAVTTVIVAMLSVLGGMISYRPLRYLASPSTSESMAAWWPLLVYGPWLVASLSVLRAALHRRGAAHSWAVVVLFSTIAVFLCVAHAPKNAPSMAVAGLPPVAALVSFHQLVRQITLTSPPRHALPRTRGEQRGVAR